In the Psychromicrobium lacuslunae genome, GGCCAGGTTGCTCGCAATCCGAATGGGAGCTCCGCAGCTAGTGCTGGCGGTGCCGTCGATATTGTTCCTGCTCACCGGTTTGTCTATTTTCCGGGCGATGTTCACCCTGACGATTGCCACGGATTCGGCTTTGGACGGCGTGGTTGGCTTATTCAACGCCCTGGTCGTGATTATGGGGGTCGCCGCCGGTGTGGTGCTTGGCGACAACTTGGCTCGACCACTCAGCAAACTCGGTAAGCTCGGTAAACTCTCGGTAGGCCTGGACTCAAGACGAAACCGCCGCCGCTAGCACGGCGACCTTGGTCCGGACGGTTATTTGAGCAGTCGGGACATTCTTCGATCGGCCAGCAGCTTCCCACCGGTCTGACAGCTAGGGCAGTACTGGAGGGAGCGATCAGCATAGGCCACCTCGCGAATAGTGTCGCCGCAGACCGGGCAAGGCTGCCCGGTTCGAGCATGCACCCGCATGCCCGACCGTTTGGCATCTTTGAGCTCCGCCGCGGGTTTCCCCGTTGCCGAACTGATTGCTTCACTCAGAATGGTGTGAATGGAGGTGAAGAGCAGTTCCAGTTGCGCTTCGGTCAAGGAATTACTCGGCGCGAACGGGGAAAGCTTGGCCAGATGCAGAATCTCGTCGCTATAGGCATTGCCGATTCCGGCGATCTGCCGTTGGTCACGCAGCACTCCCTTAATCTGGGCGCGCTTCGCAGAGAGAATCTGACGCAAAGTGTCGACAGTGAAATCGGGGGAAAGCGGGTCCGGCCCAAGACTGGCTATGCCGGGGACGTCCAACGGGTCACGCACCACATAAATAGCTAGGCTCTTTCTGGTGCCAGCCTCGGTGAGGTCGAAACGGGCGTTTTCAAAACCCAGCCGAGCGGTGATGTAGCCACCAGGTTTGAGTGCTGTCGGCTTGGTCGTGTCGGTCGAATCGGAGCTGTTAGAAAAGCGAAGCCAGCCCGCTTTAGCTAGGTGGAAGATGAAGTGTAAGTCGACGTCGTCGGTGGCGGAGGGGCCGAAGCGCAGATCGACGAACTTTCCTTGCCTACTGACCGATTGCAGCGCTCTACCCAATAGCTCACGTTCGGTGGGCGAGGCGGTTTTGAGGGCAGTGAACGAGGCGATCTGAACGGATTCGAGCACACTGTCGTGTAACTCGGCATCCAGGAAATGGCTTAGGCCAACCAGTTCAGGCAGTTCGGGCATAACCTCATTCTGCCCCTCAGCGCCGACAATGTCACCGCTGGCGGCTTTGTTGAGGGGGGAGCGCGCTGGTTACAGGATCTTACCGATATCCTCACGTTTTTCCGCTTGGAAGCGGTCCTCCGTGCGGCCATTGGCCCAATAACCTGAGAGCGAGACTTGATCTCTGCGCAGACCACGCTGCTTGAACAATACGTCCCGTAGCGCTTTCATGTACTCGCGCTCGCCATGCACAAAAGCGTCGACCTCGCCCTCCGGCCAATTTGAGGCTGCCACGGCGTCGATAAGCACCGTGCTAGTGCCAGCTGCCGCGCCATTGCGACTGAGCCAGTCAACCCTGAGCCCGGTGGGCGAGTCGATCGGCTGGATATCCGATTCACCGCCGACCTCGATAAAGGCCTGGCCAACTGCATCGCTGGGCAGTGATTCGATCGCTGCGGCTATCGCTGGCAAGGCGGATTCGTCACCGGCAAAGAGATACCAATCGGCCTCCGGCTTGGGCCGATAAGCCCCGCCGGGGCCGGAGAAGATCAACCGGTCTCCGGGTTTAGCTGCCGCTGCCCAGGGGCCAGCCAAGCCCTCGTCGCCGTGCACCACGAAGTCGATGGCGAGTTCACCAGCGGCGTCGTCGATCCAGCGCACCGTGTAGGTCCGGGTCACCGGCCATTGATCCCGGGGCAGTACCTCGCGGAGTGCGAAGACATCAACGGGCTCCTGATATTCAACATCGGGATGCAAGAAATGGATTTTCACGTAGCGGTCGGTGAAGCCATTGTCATTGAACGCGTCGAAACCTTCTCCGCCGAGGATTACTCGCACCATGTGTTGGCTGAGCCATTCGCTGCGTTGCACCTGAAGGGTGATTTGCTGACGTGGTTTGCTGGCGGGGGAAGCTGACATGAAAACTCCTGAAGCATTCTTAGGTTTACCTAACCAGCCTAGCCCACGCTGACCGCGCAATGTTCCTTGGCTACCGGCTGGAGGCTGAAGGAAGCAATGCGGGACGGGCCAGCGCCGTGAGCAGGCCACCGGCGAGTGACAGCGCTGCGGCCGCCGCGAAGACCGGCCAAAAACCCCCAGCCCAGGCCACCAAGGCCGCGCCAAGCAGGGGCCCAATCAACTGCCCCAGGGCTGCCGAGACATTGACCAGGCCAAGGTCACGGGCATGATCTTTTTCATTTGGCAGCAGATCGGCGGCAAAGGCCAGCCCAACAGTGGAGAATGCGCCATAACCTAATCCCATCAGCGCCGCTGCCAGCATTGTCATCTCGAAACTGGGCACCGCGACCAGGGCGATTCCGGAGAGCGCTTGGATGGCCGTTGCCGCGATGGTGAGAGTACGGCGATTGCCGTTGCGATCAGACCAAAAGCCGGTGAGCACCGAGGCCAAGACGACGAACACGGTGTAAATGAGGATTAAGATCAGCAGGTTGTCTTGCGCAAGGTCGCTCGGTTGACCGAGCCCATGCAGCAGGAAGAACAAAAACAGTGCGGTCCCTAGGGCATTACCAATATTGGCAACCAAACGACCTAGCAGCATCCAGCAGAAGTTTCTATCCCGCAGCGAGCTGAGGCTGCGCTGCCCTACTTCAACTGAAGCTATTCCAGCGCTCAGGGGTGTAGTGGGTGGATCGGCCGGAGTGGGTGGATCAGGTAGCAGCAGTGCGGTGGCCGTTCCGATCGCGGCAATGATGCCGGCCAGCAACAGGTAACCAACGAACACGCCAAGGCCAAGCAGCACGACCAGGGCCACACCGAGCACCACGCCGAGGGCTTGACTGGATCCCACCGCCGCGGAGGCAGCGCCGCGCTGACTGGCTGCGAGCTGATCGGCGATCAAGGCGGTGAAAGCGGCTGAGGCGACCGCGATGCCAACTGACACGCCCAACCAGGCAGCGCCGATGTGCCACGGCTGAGAAGCTAGGCCGGTGAGAACCAGACAGCCAGCGGTGAGCCAGACCCCGCCGAGCGCCCAAGGGCGACGTCGCCGTCGGCCGGCAGCGGCCCGGTCTGACAGCGCGCCGCTCAACGGGCCAGCGACGATCCCAGCGAGCCCGCCGAGACCCAGCACGATGCCGGAGGACACCACTGCGTTGATCCAGTCCTGCTGTGCGGTATCGAGCTGCAGTGGTAATAACAATTGAACTGGGGTGAGCTGGACCGTCCAGATCGCCAACCAGGCCAGGGTGAAAAGCGACATCCAACGGGCGCCGACCTTAGCTGTGCCTGCCATCTTCAGAACCGAGAGGCCGAGCCGGTACCGCGCAAGCGAGCGATCAGCTCTCGATACCAGTGATAAGAAGCCTTTGGAGTGCGGGTTCCGGTGTCGAAGTCGACGTGTACCAGGCCGAACCGCTGGGTGTAGCCTTCAGCCCATTCCCAGTTATCCAGCAGAGACCAAACCGTGTATTCCTGAACCGGCACGCCCGCCGAAATCGCCTCCGCGATGGCCGAGATATGCCCAGAGAGGTATTCGATCCGGTCATCGTCCTGAACGTAGCCAGCTCGCGCTGGCTCGGCGAAAGCTGCACCGTTCTCGCCGATAATCACCGGTGGAAGTTGCGGGTGGGCAGCGTGCAGTTCGATCAGAAAATCACGCAAGGCGCTCGGCATAATCGGCCACTCTGGACCGAAATCTGTCACCGGCGCTCCCGGGGTCGGCACGATATCGAAAGGAATCGGGCTGCCCGCCGCTGCCGCTGTGACTGTTGTCGGGTTATAAAAGTTAATGCCGTAGAAATCGATCGATCCAGCGATCGCGGCCAGGTCACCGTCCTGCACCGGCATGGCTGGCAGGCCGAGCGACTCAAGATCAGGGTAGTTGCCGGCGAGCAACGGTTCGCTGAAAATCCGGTTGTGGATCAGATCGTAAATACCCGCCGCCTGCTGATCCTCGGTAGTGTCGTGCAGCGGCAGCACCCGAGTGTGATTATTCGGCAAACCAAGTTGAACACCGCCGCTCGCACGCAGTACCTGAACAGCCCTGGCATGCGCCAACAGTTGATGGTGCACGCTGGGCAGCGCCTCAAAGAGCAGCTGCTTGCCCGGTGCTAAGGTGCCGACGGCGTAGCCCTGCAACGTTGTCATCGCCGGTTCATTAAGGGTGTACCAATGCTTCACTCGGTCGCCGAGCCGCTCGGCGACCAGGGCCGTGTATTCCGCGAAACGTTCGGCAGTATCTCGGCTCAGCCAGCCTCCGGAGGCTTCCACGGCGCTGGGCATCTCCCAGTGAAAAAGGGTCGGGAAAGGAGTCACTCCGGCTGCCAGTAGCGCATCGACAAAACGTGAGTAGTGATCTAAAGCGATGGTGTTTGCTGGCCCTTTGCCCTCGGGCTGGATTCGCGCCCACTGGATCGAGAAACGATAGCGGTCAAGCCCCAAACCAGCGAGCAAAGCGACGTCATCCTCAGTTCTTCGGTAGCTGTCGCAGGATGGATCGGCGGTCGATCCATCCTTAATGGCGCCCGGGGCCTCTAGGAAGTCGTCCCAGATTGAGCGACCTCTGCCGTCGGCGGTGCGAGAGCCCTCGACTTGGAAGCCGGAGGTGGCCGCGGACCAGCGAAAATCGGCCGGTAATACGGGGCGGAACGGATCAGGACTCATCATGCTCCTTGACTTCCTCGTCGGGTAGTCAAAATTATGCACCTGGCTGCCTGCCCGAAGGAAGACCTGCTGGCTTCGCCTTGGACGGGGTCGAGCTATCTCAGTTCAGCAGTGCTCCGGATCTAGGCACTGTGCTTAGCGTACGGTCCAATCAATGCCGCTAGCGCCCTGCCGTTCTAGGAGCTGATTGATCTTACTGAATGGCCGAGAGCCGAAGAAGCCCCGCGAAGCCGAAAGCGGGCTGGGGTGGGCCGAGCTGATAATCGCGGTCGAACCCAGTAACGGTGTGAGGTTCCGGGCATCGTTCCCCCAGAGCAGCGCGACCAGAGGTTTATCTCGCGCTAGCAGGGCGCGAATGGCGGCCTCGGTGATTTTTTCCCAGCCCTTTCCGCGGTGTGATGCCGGGGTGCCGGGGCGTACGCTGAGTACCCGGTTTAAGAGTAAGACTCCCTGTTGCGACCAGCTGCTCAGGTCACCGTGGTTGGCCGGTGGGATGCCGAGGTCATCTTGCAATTCGCGGTAGATATTACTCAGGCTGCGGGGCAGTGGTTTGGTGTGTCGTTCCACCGCGAAAGAGAGGCCGATCGGATGTCCGAAGGTCGGGTAGGGATCTTGACCGACGAGCAGTACTTTGACCTGGTCGAGGGGTTGTTGGAAGGCGCGTAATACGTTCTTCGGTGCGGGCAGGAAGCCTGGACCGCCGTCTCGTTGCTGGGCGGCTATGAATTCGGTGTTCAAGAAATCGCCCATAGCTTTGAGATTCGCTTCGACCCCGCTGAGTGCAGCCGCCCAGTCAGGGCTTATGCTGGCGAGTGGGTCATTGCTCAATTGCTTGAGGGCTTCGCGGTTGCTGAGTTCTTCCACCTCACCATTGTTCACCATCTCGCTCCGCGGCGGATAAATGACAACGATGTGATTCGCCATTATCATGGAACGAGCAGAAGATCGTGGATAACAGATAGGGGAGTGTCGTGGCCGTGTCGCTACCGCTCACAATCGAGGATTTGAACGCAGGAATTCACTCCGGTGACACCGCGCTGAGTGAGCGTGACCAGCAGATCCTCGCCCTGGAACGGCACTGGTGGAAGTATGCAGGAGCCAAAGAGCAGGCTATTCGCGACCTTTTTGACCTCTCCTCAACCCACTACTACCAGATCTTGAATGCGCTGATTGATACCGAGGACGCACTGGCTTTCGATCCAATGCTAGTCAAGAGATTGCGTAGACTACGTACAACGCGGCAACGCGCCAGGACGGCTCGCCGCCTGGGCAACTAGTTGAGCGAACGCTCTAGCACTTCCACCGAAAGCGCCTTCCATGAGTAATTATCCACGGGATGAATTCGACAACGTCCCGGAATCTTCCTCACGCCAAGGCGTCCATCGCTCTGTGATGGCTGAGCCAAGTCGGCCGCTCTGGCCGATCCTCGCCTTTGCTGCCGCCGCGCTACTGATCGGCCTGCTCGCCTTTTTAGTGGTTCCGCGTCTAGTCGGCGGAAACCAAGTGGCTGCTAGCAGCAGTCCTGCGGCTAGCTCTAGCGCTCCTTCCGCGACGGCCAGCACCACGAAACCGAGCGCCCCGCCCAGTTCTAGCGTCCCGGCCACGACGTCCAAGCCGCCAGTAACGCCGAGTGCCCCGCCGCTGGATAAGACACAACAGGTATACGTCTACAACGGATCCGGGATCAGCGGGTTGGCTGCCAGAGTGGCGCAGCAAGTCCGGGTGGATGGCTGGACGGTTCCGGTGAATGCGAACTGGACTGGCATTCCGCAACCTAGCTCGGTAATTTTCTACAACGGAGCCAACCAGAAGACCAATGCTGAAGCGCTCGCAAAATTGCTTGGCATCGCTCGCCTGGTTGACACCCCGGAACTCGGCATCCCGCTAGCCGTGGTGCTCGGCCCTGGGGCGCAATAATCTCGCTACAGTGTTTCTATGCTTTCTTTAGAACCACTTGGGCATTTGCAATCGGGTTCGGAGCGCTGACGTGAAACTCTCTCTCGCCGGAATGATCGGGTTCACGTTGGTCGGCGCACTGGCGTTAGCCGGTTGTGGCGCGGAAAGTGGCAATGCCAGACTCGCCTCGCCCAAGCCTGCGGGCATCGATGCTCTGAAGATCGGATTATTGCTGGACAGCACCGGTGAGCAGGCTTTTTTAAACCCGGCTCAGCAGGCAGCAGCGCAACTGGCCGTGCAACAGATCAATCTGGCCGGCGGGGTGAATGGAAAGCCTGTTGAACTCGTAGCCGGTAGTCCGGGCGGATCCACCACTGAGCAAAGCAAGAAACTCATTGAACAAAAGGCCGCTGTGGTGATCGGTCCAACGGATTCATCACAAGCTACCGCAGCTTCCGAGCAATTCGGGAAAAACCAGACCGTGCTGATTTCGCCCGCCAATGCTGCCAGCGCCTTGAGCAAGCTAAGTAGCGGTGGCTATTACTTCAGGACGGCTCCGGCGGAAACCATGCAGTCTATGGTGCTGGCGAAGCTTGCCCTGGACGAGGCAAAAGGTGGCGTGGTGGCTGTGATTTACGAAACAGATGACAGCAGTAAGGAAATTGCCGAACAGACCGAGAGTGCGCTCAAGTCACACGATGCGAAGCAAGTGGTCAGTATCGTCGCCGATGATGCGCTTGCAGCGGCCCAGAAAGCCAAGGAATCCGGGGCCGCAGCGAGTGTGGTAATTGCTCGGCAACACGGTCAAGAAATTTTGGCTGAACTCGGGAACGCCGGTGTTTCTGGGGCGAGTTTAGTGTTGGGCGATGGTGCCACCGCTTCATATGGCGCGAATCTGGCGGTTGATACGCTCAAGGACGCCCAGGGTATTCTTCCGGGAGTTTTTCCGACCGCCGGGTTCCAGGAAGAGCTGCTGAAGATCAACAGTTCTCTTAAGTCACTCAACTATGCCGCCGAGACTTATGACGCGGTGGTCCTCGCCGCCTTGGCTGCAGCTCGGGCCAAGGATTCCTCCGGGCCCTCGGTGGCGGCAAAACTCATTGAGGTCTCCGGCGGTGCTGGCGACGGCCAGAAGTGCCATCAGCTTGCCGACTGTTTTTCCTTGCTGAGCCAACACAAGACGATTGACTATGACGGGCTTTCCGGCCCAATTGGTTTCACTGAACAAGGCGATATTAGCGAGGCCAATTATCTGCTTTATCGCTACAGTGCGAGCAACTTGCCGGTGCTCAACGGAGCAGAAAAAGCAAGCAAATAGCATCTCCTCGGGTGATTCATCACTTTTCGCGAACGAAGCCCAGACAGTCCGGGCAGTCATCTAAATAGCGATGTCGGCATTCGACGGTGTGCTGTAAGTAGGTAATGGCCTGTTGTCGAGTCAATATTTCAGCCTGCAGCTTGGTGATCTTGGCTTTCACCAAAGCTTGAGCAGTTGATTTCTCGGCGGACATCGCGGCAACGACCTCCGGTAATGAGAGGCCGACGCTGCGGAGCTTCAAGACGGTGCGTGCACTATCCAAGGCCTCCTCATCGTAAAGCCGATAGTTATTGCTGTTGCGGGGCACCCGCAAGGCGCCAACTTCCTCCCAATGCCTTAGTACATGCGCCTCGACGCCTAGGCTGGCAGCCGCCTCGCCAACTGTTTTTGCCACGATGCCTTGCCTTAATGTTGACCTGAACCTCTAAGGTCTCCATTATGTCTAATCGGAACCTTCTGCCGAATGCCTCGCAGCGCCCCTTGGTGCTGGTGCTCGGGGCGAGTGGAAACCTTGGTAGCGAAGTCCTCAGCCGGTTGGCGGACCAGGATGTGAGAATCAGATGCTTGGTACGTCGACCGATTGCGTTGCCGCCCGGAGCTGAGCTGGTGATTGGCAGTCTGACCGAGCCCGCTCAGCTTCGTGCCGCGCTGAACGGAGTTGACCGAATCTTCCTGATCTGGCCGCTGCTGGACTCCACGGCGGCGGCCAGGGCTCTTGAAGAAATCGCGCTCACGACAGCCCGAGTCGTCTACCTCTCCTCGACGGCCATCGATGACGCGCTGCCACGCCAGAGCGACCCGATTGCGCAGGTGCATGCGGACCTAGAGGCACTGCTGTCAAGATTCCGGCTCAAGGCCGTGGTGCTGCGCAGCGATACCCTGGCTTCGAACGCCCGAGGCTGGCGTTCTCAGCTGCGAATCAGCGATCTGGTAGCCGGACCGCGCGCGGCCGCCACCGCCGTGGTCGACGAACGTGATGTAGCGGCTGCCGCTGTCGCCATCCTCTTATCAGATGGGGACAGCTCGCAGCCGAACACTCCCTACCTGCTGACCGGTCCGGAAATACTCAGTAGAGCAGATCAGCTAGCGCAGCTCGGTTCTGTGCTCGACCGAAAGCTGCGGTTCCAGCTCTTAGACGCCGAATCGGCCCGAGCGCAATTGCTAGCCGACGGTCGTCCACAGCAACTGGTCGAAGCGCTGATCGAGGCTGCGACCAACCGCCCGGATTCAACCTTACTGACCGACGACCTTAGCCAGCTGACCGGGCGGGCGGCGCGAACCTTTCGGGCTTGGGCGCTCGATCACGCCGCCGAATTCAGTTGAGCGACCGGCCCCGGGTATTACCGGGGTTAGTCTCGCAGTGGGACGCCCTTAGCGTCCGCCTGGAAGCCACTGGAGCCAACCAGAATAAGAATGCCCTCGATCAATCCCCAGATGGCTACCAACGGGGCCAGGATGCCGAGCGAAAGCAGGCTGATCAGCAACTGGGCCACCGCTTTGCCGGTGAAGCCTAAATAGAAGTTATGGATACCGAGCGAGCCCAGGAAAATGCCGAGCAAACCAGCGGCAATCTTCGACTTCGGCACCACTCCGCCGGGGTAGCCCTGCTGGTAGTTCTGCTGCTGGTAGCCGGCTTGTTGGCTACTGGCCTGGTCTGGGTAGTTCTGGTCTGGGTAGTTGACGGCGGGCGGAGTATCGCTCGGGGATGAAAAGGTGGGTTCGCCGCCAGCTGCTGCCTGCTCGAAGCTCGGGGTCTGATCCGCCGAGGGTTTCTCGGGCTGGTTAGGGTTCTCGCTCATCGTCGCTCCTTAGCTAAAGCACTGTTAAATGCCTAGGTTAAATGCCTGGGGTGTTATGTAGTCTGTTCTGACCGTAACGAAGATATTCACCGAAAACTAGCTCCTCGAAACAAAACAAGGGGTATCTACGGGTCATCCCTGAGCGAAACTCCGGCACATCGTGACTATTCCGCTTGCACTCTCCACCCCCGAGTGCTAATTATTGAATTAGCACTCTCCCGGGCCGACTGCTAATTTCTGCACCGACAGGGGAGTTGACCGGTTTGGTGAGGCAAAGCGCAAGGTGTACCGAATGCATCGAACGCCTGCCGTCCGTCGCGGGCACCCTGCCGGTTACTAGAACTCACATGATTGTCCCGAAAGGACTGAAGCCTCCATGGCCAAAATCATTGCATTCGACGAAGAGGCGCGCCGCGGTCTCGAGCGGGGTCTGAACACCCTCGCCGACGCCGTCAAGGTAACCCTCGGCCCGCGCGGCCGCAACGTCGTGTTGGAAAAGAAGTGGGGCGCTCCCACGATCACCAACGATGGTGTTTCCATCGCCAAGGAGATCGAGCTGGAGGATCCTTACGAGAAGATCGGCGCAGAGCTGGTCAAGGAAGTTGCCAAGAAGACCGATGAGGTCGCTGGCGACGGCACCACCACGGCTACCGTGCTGGCTCAGGCCCTGGTTCGCGAAGGTCTGCGCAACGTCGCAGCCGGCGCTGATCCGCTGAGCCTGAAGCGTGGCATCGAGAAGGCCGTGGCCGCCGTCACCGAGCAGCTGCTCGCTTCCGCTAAGGAAGTTGAGACCAAGGAAGAGATCGCTGCTACCGCCTCGATCTCGGCCGCTGACACCCAGATCGGCGAGTTGATCGCCGAGGCTCTGGACAAGGTTGGCAAGGAAGGCGTTATCACAGTCGAGGAGTCCAACACCTTCGGGCTGGAACTCGAGCTCACCGA is a window encoding:
- a CDS encoding GH1 family beta-glucosidase, which encodes MMSPDPFRPVLPADFRWSAATSGFQVEGSRTADGRGRSIWDDFLEAPGAIKDGSTADPSCDSYRRTEDDVALLAGLGLDRYRFSIQWARIQPEGKGPANTIALDHYSRFVDALLAAGVTPFPTLFHWEMPSAVEASGGWLSRDTAERFAEYTALVAERLGDRVKHWYTLNEPAMTTLQGYAVGTLAPGKQLLFEALPSVHHQLLAHARAVQVLRASGGVQLGLPNNHTRVLPLHDTTEDQQAAGIYDLIHNRIFSEPLLAGNYPDLESLGLPAMPVQDGDLAAIAGSIDFYGINFYNPTTVTAAAAGSPIPFDIVPTPGAPVTDFGPEWPIMPSALRDFLIELHAAHPQLPPVIIGENGAAFAEPARAGYVQDDDRIEYLSGHISAIAEAISAGVPVQEYTVWSLLDNWEWAEGYTQRFGLVHVDFDTGTRTPKASYHWYRELIARLRGTGSASRF
- a CDS encoding TM2 domain-containing protein — translated: MSENPNQPEKPSADQTPSFEQAAAGGEPTFSSPSDTPPAVNYPDQNYPDQASSQQAGYQQQNYQQGYPGGVVPKSKIAAGLLGIFLGSLGIHNFYLGFTGKAVAQLLISLLSLGILAPLVAIWGLIEGILILVGSSGFQADAKGVPLRD
- a CDS encoding NAD(P)H-binding protein; the encoded protein is MSNRNLLPNASQRPLVLVLGASGNLGSEVLSRLADQDVRIRCLVRRPIALPPGAELVIGSLTEPAQLRAALNGVDRIFLIWPLLDSTAAARALEEIALTTARVVYLSSTAIDDALPRQSDPIAQVHADLEALLSRFRLKAVVLRSDTLASNARGWRSQLRISDLVAGPRAAATAVVDERDVAAAAVAILLSDGDSSQPNTPYLLTGPEILSRADQLAQLGSVLDRKLRFQLLDAESARAQLLADGRPQQLVEALIEAATNRPDSTLLTDDLSQLTGRAARTFRAWALDHAAEFS
- a CDS encoding MFS transporter, producing MAGTAKVGARWMSLFTLAWLAIWTVQLTPVQLLLPLQLDTAQQDWINAVVSSGIVLGLGGLAGIVAGPLSGALSDRAAAGRRRRRPWALGGVWLTAGCLVLTGLASQPWHIGAAWLGVSVGIAVASAAFTALIADQLAASQRGAASAAVGSSQALGVVLGVALVVLLGLGVFVGYLLLAGIIAAIGTATALLLPDPPTPADPPTTPLSAGIASVEVGQRSLSSLRDRNFCWMLLGRLVANIGNALGTALFLFFLLHGLGQPSDLAQDNLLILILIYTVFVVLASVLTGFWSDRNGNRRTLTIAATAIQALSGIALVAVPSFEMTMLAAALMGLGYGAFSTVGLAFAADLLPNEKDHARDLGLVNVSAALGQLIGPLLGAALVAWAGGFWPVFAAAAALSLAGGLLTALARPALLPSASSR
- a CDS encoding uracil-DNA glycosylase: MVNNGEVEELSNREALKQLSNDPLASISPDWAAALSGVEANLKAMGDFLNTEFIAAQQRDGGPGFLPAPKNVLRAFQQPLDQVKVLLVGQDPYPTFGHPIGLSFAVERHTKPLPRSLSNIYRELQDDLGIPPANHGDLSSWSQQGVLLLNRVLSVRPGTPASHRGKGWEKITEAAIRALLARDKPLVALLWGNDARNLTPLLGSTAIISSAHPSPLSASRGFFGSRPFSKINQLLERQGASGIDWTVR
- a CDS encoding DUF3263 domain-containing protein; this translates as MSLPLTIEDLNAGIHSGDTALSERDQQILALERHWWKYAGAKEQAIRDLFDLSSTHYYQILNALIDTEDALAFDPMLVKRLRRLRTTRQRARTARRLGN
- a CDS encoding siderophore-interacting protein; its protein translation is MSASPASKPRQQITLQVQRSEWLSQHMVRVILGGEGFDAFNDNGFTDRYVKIHFLHPDVEYQEPVDVFALREVLPRDQWPVTRTYTVRWIDDAAGELAIDFVVHGDEGLAGPWAAAAKPGDRLIFSGPGGAYRPKPEADWYLFAGDESALPAIAAAIESLPSDAVGQAFIEVGGESDIQPIDSPTGLRVDWLSRNGAAAGTSTVLIDAVAASNWPEGEVDAFVHGEREYMKALRDVLFKQRGLRRDQVSLSGYWANGRTEDRFQAEKREDIGKIL
- a CDS encoding LytR C-terminal domain-containing protein; protein product: MSNYPRDEFDNVPESSSRQGVHRSVMAEPSRPLWPILAFAAAALLIGLLAFLVVPRLVGGNQVAASSSPAASSSAPSATASTTKPSAPPSSSVPATTSKPPVTPSAPPLDKTQQVYVYNGSGISGLAARVAQQVRVDGWTVPVNANWTGIPQPSSVIFYNGANQKTNAEALAKLLGIARLVDTPELGIPLAVVLGPGAQ
- a CDS encoding MerR family transcriptional regulator, producing MAKTVGEAAASLGVEAHVLRHWEEVGALRVPRNSNNYRLYDEEALDSARTVLKLRSVGLSLPEVVAAMSAEKSTAQALVKAKITKLQAEILTRQQAITYLQHTVECRHRYLDDCPDCLGFVREK
- a CDS encoding Fpg/Nei family DNA glycosylase, encoding MPELPELVGLSHFLDAELHDSVLESVQIASFTALKTASPTERELLGRALQSVSRQGKFVDLRFGPSATDDVDLHFIFHLAKAGWLRFSNSSDSTDTTKPTALKPGGYITARLGFENARFDLTEAGTRKSLAIYVVRDPLDVPGIASLGPDPLSPDFTVDTLRQILSAKRAQIKGVLRDQRQIAGIGNAYSDEILHLAKLSPFAPSNSLTEAQLELLFTSIHTILSEAISSATGKPAAELKDAKRSGMRVHARTGQPCPVCGDTIREVAYADRSLQYCPSCQTGGKLLADRRMSRLLK
- a CDS encoding ABC transporter substrate-binding protein, which translates into the protein MKLSLAGMIGFTLVGALALAGCGAESGNARLASPKPAGIDALKIGLLLDSTGEQAFLNPAQQAAAQLAVQQINLAGGVNGKPVELVAGSPGGSTTEQSKKLIEQKAAVVIGPTDSSQATAASEQFGKNQTVLISPANAASALSKLSSGGYYFRTAPAETMQSMVLAKLALDEAKGGVVAVIYETDDSSKEIAEQTESALKSHDAKQVVSIVADDALAAAQKAKESGAAASVVIARQHGQEILAELGNAGVSGASLVLGDGATASYGANLAVDTLKDAQGILPGVFPTAGFQEELLKINSSLKSLNYAAETYDAVVLAALAAARAKDSSGPSVAAKLIEVSGGAGDGQKCHQLADCFSLLSQHKTIDYDGLSGPIGFTEQGDISEANYLLYRYSASNLPVLNGAEKASK